The stretch of DNA TTGAGCCGCTCGGCCTGGCCGTCCTTGAGCAGCCCCAGGCAGGCGCACACCTCGACGTCGGGGTAGCTGTCCTTCAGTGCCTCGGTCATCTCGGCGACCTTCTCGACGTCGCGGTTCGAGGGGCCGCGTCCCGACGAGACCAGGCACACGCGCGACGCGCCGCCTCGTAGTCCGGCGCCCGCCTGGCGCAGCGTCTCGTCGGTGGAGAGCCACGAGTACTTCAGGATCGGCGCCTCGGACCCGACGGCCTGCGAGCAGTAGCTGCAGTTCTCGGGGCACAGCCCGGACTTCAGGTTCACGAGGTAGTTGACCTTGACCGTGGCGCCGAAGTGCGCGCGGCGCAGACGTCCGGCGGCCGCGACGACGTCGAGCAGGGCGGCGTCGTCGGCGCGCAGCACCGCGAGCGCGTCCGCCTCGGTGGCGCTGCCCCCGTCGAGGATGCGGGTGGCGAGCTGGTCGAACGATGCGGTCATGACGGTCCTCGACTTCGGTGGCGGCCCCTGAACACCGTTCAGGTGAACGGTGTTCAGGTGACGATAGCCGATCAGGCTGGACGCGTCACGGGGTCGTCGGCGAGGAGCGCCGGGCGCCGTCGTACCGCTGCAGCCAGTCGAGCGTGAGGCGACGGTTCGCGGCGGCAGCGGGCGTCAACGTCGAGGTCGAGTCGCCCGTGCTGTGCTCCATCCCGGGGTACTGCACGTACCGGTGCGGCACGCCGAGCCGCGCGAGCACGTCGACGAACGCGCGAGTGCGGTCCGCGAGGACGAGGTGGTCGCGTGCTCCCTGGTAGACGAGCGTCGGCGGGGAGTCGGCGCTGACGTGCGTCGCGGAGTCGGTGGAGCGGTACCGCTCTGGGTACTCCGCGGGCGTCCCGCCGACGTACCACTGCTCGACCTTCCGGGCGATCGCCGTGCGGTCACCGATCCCGCTCAGGTCGACGGCCGGGTACCCGGCGATCACCGCGCGCACGACCGGGAGCGGCGTGCCCGACGGCGAGCAGCTGGACCTGAGGGTCTGGTCGGCGGACGTGTAGGCGGCGTTGACGGCCAGGTTCCCTCCGGAGGAGAGGCCGAGCATCGCGATCCGGTCGGCGTCGAGGTGGTGTGCCTCGCCCGCACGCGCGACCCACGCGAGCGAGCAGCCCACGTCCTCCACCTGCGTCCGCCACGGGTGGTAGGTGGGGGAGGCCAGCCGGTAGTCGACGTCGAGCACCGCGTAGCCGTGGGCGAGCAGGTACCCGGTGTACGCGTTCGGGGCACGCGACCCGGTCGAGAACCCGCCGCCGTGGACGGAGACCGCGACCGGCCATCCCGCTCGTGGTGCACGTCCGGCCGGTAGGTACAGGTCGGCGCGCAGCGTGGTGGTCCCGGCGGTGCCGACCGTCACGGTCCGGCTGGGGCCGCTGGCGAGGCCGGTGAAGGGCAGCGTCGGC from Aeromicrobium erythreum encodes:
- a CDS encoding alpha/beta hydrolase; this translates as MTSAPTRGRLRAVGRAVLWTVAVVTVVFTVLAQLLAVVPVSWTMPLLQWEVSQYLVILLGVLRDSLGVWNVVVGVVGVVSAATIWRRRPRPRRRLPLVLTVAGSAGAVSAVATSVALAVAVASTGAGTSPLLPTLPFTGLASGPSRTVTVGTAGTTTLRADLYLPAGRAPRAGWPVAVSVHGGGFSTGSRAPNAYTGYLLAHGYAVLDVDYRLASPTYHPWRTQVEDVGCSLAWVARAGEAHHLDADRIAMLGLSSGGNLAVNAAYTSADQTLRSSCSPSGTPLPVVRAVIAGYPAVDLSGIGDRTAIARKVEQWYVGGTPAEYPERYRSTDSATHVSADSPPTLVYQGARDHLVLADRTRAFVDVLARLGVPHRYVQYPGMEHSTGDSTSTLTPAAAANRRLTLDWLQRYDGARRSSPTTP